One window of Candidatus Dormiibacterota bacterium genomic DNA carries:
- a CDS encoding sigma-70 family RNA polymerase sigma factor: protein MIGESPMVSGVIHVLTTPAPARRRTASAAGEPAADTVSRPVARRPRATRTPVPRVVTLPPPPPGAAPARPVPPAPQADDDDMSLIRAYRNGDVRAFEVFFSRYRDRIRNLCLRYLPEEAAEDTVQDTFLQFVRTIDRIDESYRVSSWIQRIAVNLCHDELRRRGRRKRLFEPASDVTELAMMSVADGDRTRQPETAQELQRTRNLVWDVAATLPPRQRTVLALRELHGMPYHVIADRLGTSTSAVETLLHRARERFKAEFLRLEGAQPGIAACRTTAHLLEDPAAMRPHQLRRVTTHLGVCARCRLRYAATLDPQVPDRLAS, encoded by the coding sequence ATGATCGGGGAGAGCCCGATGGTGAGTGGCGTGATCCACGTCCTCACCACGCCCGCGCCGGCTCGCCGGCGCACCGCGAGCGCCGCCGGGGAACCGGCGGCGGACACCGTGTCGCGGCCGGTCGCACGCCGGCCCCGCGCCACCAGGACACCGGTGCCGAGGGTGGTGACGCTGCCGCCACCGCCGCCGGGCGCCGCGCCGGCACGGCCGGTGCCACCGGCGCCGCAGGCCGACGACGACGACATGAGCCTGATCCGCGCCTACCGGAACGGCGACGTGCGCGCCTTCGAGGTCTTCTTCAGCCGGTACCGGGACCGCATCCGCAACCTGTGCCTGCGCTACCTGCCCGAGGAGGCGGCCGAGGACACCGTCCAGGACACCTTCCTCCAGTTCGTGCGCACCATCGACCGGATCGACGAGAGCTACCGGGTCTCGTCGTGGATCCAGCGGATCGCGGTCAACCTCTGCCATGACGAGCTCCGCCGCAGGGGGCGGCGCAAGCGCCTCTTCGAGCCCGCCAGCGACGTGACCGAGCTGGCGATGATGTCGGTGGCGGACGGCGACCGCACCCGCCAGCCCGAGACCGCCCAGGAGCTGCAGCGCACCCGCAACCTGGTCTGGGACGTGGCCGCGACGCTGCCGCCGCGGCAGCGCACCGTGCTCGCGCTCCGCGAGCTGCACGGCATGCCCTACCACGTGATCGCCGACCGGCTGGGCACCAGCACCAGCGCGGTCGAGACCCTGCTCCACCGCGCCCGGGAGCGCTTCAAGGCGGAATTCCTCCGCCTCGAGGGTGCGCAGCCGGGAATCGCCGCCTGCCGGACCACCGCACACCTGCTGGAGGACCCAGCGGCGATGCGCCCGCATCAGCTGCGCCGGGTCACCACCCACCTCGGCGTCTGCGCGCGCTGCAGGCTGCGCTACGCCGCCACCCTCGACCCGCAGGTGCCCGACCGGCTGGCCAGCTGA
- a CDS encoding GGDEF domain-containing protein, protein MTSRGSSGFGDRPLSDDQLREALAASLGVDASGLALLSGREAATGLARLRALQDRVRVLDEQASTDELTGVLRRGAGMAALEREIDRARRSEARLVVAFLDVDGLKLVNDQHGHAAGDRLLCDVALVLRSRLRSYDLVMRWGGDEFVCALFGAQTQGAEHRLEAVAAGIEAATGGRTVSWGLVALEAADTAATIVGRADVALYERRRAVLPMPAADEPGVVEANGAADRDVAGAP, encoded by the coding sequence GTGACCAGCCGCGGGTCCTCCGGCTTCGGCGACCGCCCGCTCTCGGACGATCAGCTCCGCGAGGCCCTCGCCGCGTCGCTGGGCGTCGACGCCTCCGGACTTGCCCTGCTCAGCGGCCGCGAGGCGGCCACCGGGCTGGCCCGGCTGCGCGCCCTCCAGGACCGGGTGCGCGTCCTCGACGAGCAGGCCTCGACCGACGAGCTCACCGGGGTGCTCCGCCGCGGCGCCGGTATGGCCGCCCTCGAGCGCGAGATCGATCGGGCGCGCCGCTCCGAGGCCAGGCTGGTGGTCGCCTTCCTCGACGTCGACGGGCTGAAGCTGGTCAACGACCAGCACGGCCACGCCGCCGGCGACCGGCTGCTCTGCGACGTCGCCCTGGTGCTCCGCAGCCGGCTGCGCTCCTACGACCTGGTGATGCGCTGGGGCGGCGACGAGTTCGTCTGCGCCCTCTTCGGGGCCCAGACCCAGGGCGCCGAGCACCGCCTCGAGGCGGTGGCCGCGGGGATCGAGGCGGCCACCGGGGGACGGACGGTGAGCTGGGGGCTGGTGGCCCTCGAGGCCGCCGACACCGCCGCCACGATCGTCGGCCGCGCCGACGTCGCCCTCTACGAGCGGCGCCGCGCCGTGCTCCCGATGCCGGCCGCGGACGAGCCCGGGGTGGTGGAGGCGAACGGGGCTGCGGACCGCGACGTGGCTGGGGCACCATGA
- a CDS encoding FABP family protein — MTAPALHPDLAPLAMLLGEWRGEGRGQWGQGAPFAYREEVVFRHSGKPVLAYTQRTVALDDGRPLHAEMGYWRPAPGGAVEVTMAHPTGFAEIELGTVEGGRLRLATASVERTPTARTVTRLERDLEVDGDSLHYVVRMATDGGGAVWHLEATLHRAPATGEGR, encoded by the coding sequence GTGACCGCCCCGGCCCTCCACCCCGACCTCGCCCCGCTGGCGATGCTCCTCGGCGAGTGGCGGGGAGAGGGGAGGGGACAGTGGGGCCAGGGAGCACCCTTCGCGTACCGGGAGGAGGTGGTCTTCCGGCACAGCGGCAAGCCGGTCCTCGCCTACACCCAGCGCACCGTGGCGCTCGACGACGGCCGCCCCCTCCACGCCGAGATGGGCTACTGGCGTCCCGCCCCGGGCGGGGCGGTGGAGGTGACCATGGCCCACCCCACCGGCTTCGCCGAGATCGAGCTCGGCACCGTCGAGGGCGGACGGCTGCGGCTGGCCACCGCCTCCGTCGAGCGCACCCCCACCGCCAGGACGGTCACCCGGCTGGAGCGCGACCTCGAGGTCGACGGCGACTCCCTCCACTACGTGGTGCGGATGGCCACCGACGGCGGCGGCGCCGTCTGGCACCTGGAGGCGACGCTGCACCGTGCCCCCGCCACCGGCGAGGGCCGGTGA
- a CDS encoding lysophospholipid acyltransferase family protein — MTTAAGGPEAPPAEREARRAQPVPAGFPSHFPVRDDGRRAFRYTVVANAARLGVRLALGRHLRVLGLENLPEKGPLIIASNHLSALDTLIVGGNTPGANYAMAKRELFGRRPIAWMWGGCNVFPVDRHTADRWALRTSIEALERGGRLILWVEGTRVEAPGMQPAEPGVGFLLRRVPCDVVPVAVWGSEKALVKGRKLPRRVPVTLQYGRPFTPDLSGPRRDHQGVADQVGAHIAALLPPEYRGVYAEAAAALLDPPEG; from the coding sequence GTGACCACCGCCGCCGGCGGCCCCGAGGCGCCCCCCGCGGAGCGTGAGGCGCGGCGCGCGCAGCCCGTCCCGGCGGGCTTCCCGAGCCACTTCCCGGTGCGCGACGACGGCCGGCGGGCCTTCCGCTACACGGTCGTGGCCAACGCCGCCCGGCTCGGGGTGCGGCTCGCGCTCGGCCGCCACCTCCGCGTGCTCGGGCTCGAGAACCTCCCCGAGAAGGGCCCGCTGATCATCGCCAGCAATCACCTCAGCGCCCTCGACACCCTGATCGTCGGGGGCAACACCCCGGGCGCCAACTACGCCATGGCCAAGCGCGAGCTCTTCGGCAGGCGCCCGATCGCCTGGATGTGGGGCGGCTGCAACGTCTTCCCCGTCGACCGCCACACCGCCGACCGCTGGGCGCTGCGCACCTCCATCGAGGCGCTCGAGCGCGGCGGCCGGCTGATCCTCTGGGTGGAGGGAACCCGGGTCGAGGCTCCGGGGATGCAGCCCGCCGAGCCGGGGGTGGGATTCCTGCTCCGCCGGGTGCCGTGCGACGTGGTCCCGGTGGCGGTGTGGGGCAGCGAGAAGGCCCTGGTCAAGGGCCGCAAGCTGCCCCGCCGGGTGCCGGTCACCCTCCAGTACGGCAGGCCGTTCACCCCCGACCTCTCCGGTCCCCGTCGCGACCACCAGGGCGTCGCCGACCAGGTCGGGGCGCACATCGCCGCGCTCCTCCCCCCCGAGTACCGGGGGGTGTACGCCGAGGCCGCGGCCGCCCTCCTCGACCCCCCCGAGGGCTGA
- a CDS encoding UDP-glucose/GDP-mannose dehydrogenase family protein — protein sequence MPHPPRDEVVCVVGAGYVGLVTGVCLAESGRTVHLVEIEPRRLERLSAGRCPIHEPGLEEMLQRLLAAGRLHVTGDIAVGARDAGVVMIAVGTPPAEDGEADLSQVHEAVASAAANAARGAVIAVKSTIPPGTTASMVSSRLAPGFPLVSCPEFLREGSAIHDFNHPTRIVVGGDDRAACERVAALFGHLEAPVIITDSTSSEMVKYGTNTFLALKISFINEIAHLCELTGAEVGAVADGMGLDPRVGRAFLDAGLGFGGSCFPKDVRALEAAAAEHGHSFWMLKSAIEVNLMQRRRFVAKVREALGGSVDGRRLAVLGLAFKPGTDDLRQAPALDVIRHLERMGAAVTATDPAALEGAAPLLPDTTLVADAYDCVRGADAVVLVTEWPSFRQLDWRRVAASVAGRVVVDGRNCLDAPLLTGLGFAYHSVGRRALLPD from the coding sequence ATGCCCCACCCTCCCCGCGACGAGGTGGTCTGCGTCGTCGGTGCCGGCTACGTCGGACTGGTCACCGGGGTCTGCCTCGCCGAGTCGGGGCGCACCGTCCACCTGGTCGAGATCGAGCCGCGCCGGCTGGAGCGGCTGAGCGCCGGCCGCTGCCCGATCCACGAGCCGGGGCTCGAGGAGATGCTCCAGCGGCTCCTCGCGGCGGGACGGCTCCACGTCACCGGGGACATCGCCGTCGGGGCGCGCGACGCCGGGGTGGTGATGATCGCGGTGGGCACGCCCCCGGCCGAGGACGGCGAGGCCGACCTCTCCCAGGTGCACGAGGCCGTCGCCAGCGCCGCCGCCAACGCCGCCCGCGGCGCGGTGATCGCGGTGAAGTCGACGATCCCGCCGGGGACGACGGCGAGCATGGTCTCCTCCCGCCTCGCCCCGGGCTTCCCGCTGGTGTCGTGCCCCGAGTTCCTCCGCGAGGGCTCGGCGATCCATGACTTCAACCACCCCACCCGCATCGTCGTCGGCGGCGACGACCGTGCCGCCTGCGAGCGGGTCGCCGCCCTCTTCGGGCACCTCGAGGCTCCGGTGATCATCACCGACTCGACCAGCTCGGAGATGGTGAAGTACGGCACCAACACCTTCCTCGCGCTGAAGATCTCCTTCATCAACGAGATCGCCCACCTCTGCGAGCTGACCGGCGCCGAGGTCGGGGCGGTGGCCGACGGCATGGGCCTCGACCCCCGGGTGGGCCGTGCCTTCCTCGACGCCGGGCTGGGCTTCGGGGGCTCCTGCTTCCCCAAGGACGTCCGCGCCCTGGAGGCGGCCGCGGCCGAGCACGGCCACAGCTTCTGGATGCTGAAGTCGGCGATCGAGGTCAACCTGATGCAGCGCCGCCGCTTCGTCGCCAAGGTGCGCGAGGCGCTGGGCGGCAGCGTCGACGGCCGGCGCCTGGCGGTGCTCGGCCTCGCCTTCAAGCCGGGCACCGACGACCTCCGCCAGGCGCCCGCCCTCGACGTCATCCGCCATCTCGAGCGGATGGGGGCGGCGGTCACCGCCACCGACCCCGCCGCCCTCGAGGGCGCCGCCCCGCTGCTCCCCGACACCACCCTGGTGGCCGACGCCTACGACTGCGTGCGCGGCGCCGACGCGGTGGTGCTGGTCACCGAGTGGCCCAGCTTCCGCCAGCTCGACTGGCGGCGGGTGGCGGCCAGCGTCGCCGGGCGGGTCGTGGTCGACGGCCGCAACTGCCTCGACGCCCCCCTGCTCACCGGCCTCGGCTTCGCCTACCACAGCGTCGGCCGGCGGGCGCTCCTGCCCGACTAG